The proteins below come from a single Leptospirillum ferriphilum genomic window:
- a CDS encoding sensor histidine kinase produces MDRPRPTAPPDASGSIGESGRKGNGTFALILLLLAGIFVFDARTPQSLVASILLDIPIALTGLILKPNLTFVIVLLSILANILAGIINARTEGSVNSIAVANRLFTTVSLILVGYLTLSIQKKALRQGKAESERARSLREARIRELFAELSQSPDPQVFLDRLSTKLQSLLRARGVLLAFSDGKNFKGSPVRTPHDLWFWADESPLPGHLALTSGQPFPPCPMDPISLSPLLDTNNVPRGIMARLTLPSTKENEIRLPPYLHLFVLSPEETASEAILRDIIPVMEATLVRVALLTDLRSSIETLKKRNSLIEDLIRGVSHDIRTPLIAAGLTLNLAREGAFGAPPDELSEALDQIRRSNDSLLELANHLLFLSRDETEGFPGEGERVDLPALIRDVIRSLEPLLHKKHLRVRTEYHPAFTFGNPISLRRLLTNLLDNAIKYSPLGETIHVCCQEEDHRATVRIRDNGCGIPEEILSGLFERFRKDKDGSGFGLGLYIARQIARQHRGTVRWVPGSSGTTFEVILPLEGEQVS; encoded by the coding sequence ATGGATCGCCCTCGCCCGACAGCACCACCTGATGCGTCCGGATCCATCGGCGAGAGCGGCCGGAAGGGAAACGGCACGTTTGCCCTGATTCTGTTGCTTCTGGCGGGCATCTTTGTTTTCGATGCCCGCACCCCCCAAAGTCTGGTCGCATCGATCCTGCTCGACATCCCGATCGCCCTGACGGGTCTGATCTTAAAGCCCAACCTGACATTCGTCATCGTCCTCCTGTCGATTCTCGCCAACATTCTGGCCGGCATCATCAACGCCCGGACCGAAGGTTCGGTCAACTCGATCGCGGTGGCCAACCGTCTTTTCACCACCGTTTCCCTTATTCTCGTGGGGTATCTGACACTTTCGATCCAGAAAAAAGCCCTGCGGCAGGGGAAGGCGGAGTCGGAGCGTGCCCGCTCCCTGCGGGAGGCCCGCATCCGGGAACTTTTTGCCGAACTGAGCCAGTCTCCCGACCCGCAGGTTTTCCTGGACCGCCTGTCAACGAAGCTTCAAAGTCTTCTCCGGGCCAGGGGAGTCCTCCTGGCGTTTTCCGACGGAAAAAACTTTAAAGGCTCTCCGGTCCGGACACCTCACGACCTCTGGTTCTGGGCGGACGAAAGCCCTCTTCCCGGACACCTGGCCCTCACTTCGGGACAACCTTTTCCCCCCTGTCCCATGGATCCGATCAGCCTTTCCCCTCTTCTGGACACCAATAACGTCCCGCGGGGAATCATGGCCCGACTCACACTCCCCTCGACGAAAGAGAACGAAATTCGTCTGCCGCCCTACCTCCACCTGTTTGTCCTCTCTCCGGAAGAGACCGCCTCCGAAGCGATCCTCCGGGACATCATCCCGGTCATGGAAGCGACACTGGTCCGCGTGGCGCTGCTCACTGATCTCCGGAGCTCCATCGAAACACTGAAAAAACGGAACAGTCTGATCGAAGACCTGATCCGGGGGGTTTCCCACGATATTCGCACCCCGCTGATTGCCGCCGGATTGACGTTGAACCTCGCCCGGGAGGGAGCCTTTGGAGCCCCTCCGGACGAACTGTCGGAGGCCCTGGACCAAATCCGCCGCTCTAACGACTCTCTGCTGGAATTGGCGAATCATCTGCTGTTTCTATCCCGGGACGAAACGGAGGGATTCCCCGGGGAAGGCGAACGGGTGGATCTTCCGGCCCTGATCCGGGACGTGATCCGTTCCCTCGAACCCCTTCTCCACAAAAAGCATCTCCGTGTCCGGACCGAATATCACCCTGCCTTCACGTTCGGGAACCCCATTTCCCTGCGCCGCCTTCTGACGAATCTTCTGGACAACGCGATCAAATATTCTCCCCTCGGGGAGACAATTCATGTATGCTGTCAGGAAGAAGACCATCGGGCGACGGTCCGGATCCGGGACAACGGATGCGGGATCCCCGAAGAGATTCTTTCCGGTCTTTTCGAACGGTTCAGAAAGGACAAGGATGGTTCCGGTTTCGGCCTGGGTCTTTACATCGCCCGCCAGATCGCCCGCCAGCACCGGGGGACGGTCCGCTGGGTCCCCGGATCATCCGGCACCACGTTCGAGGTCATTCTGCCCTTGGAAGGAGAACAGGTTTCATGA